A section of the Triticum dicoccoides isolate Atlit2015 ecotype Zavitan chromosome 7A, WEW_v2.0, whole genome shotgun sequence genome encodes:
- the LOC119331653 gene encoding transcription factor MYBS1-like has translation MATQRAATAAWTNEEDKAFENAVASGAPPPLDGVPEEDWFAALAASVPARSTEEVRRHYEALVEDVGAIDAGRVPLPRYAGEDSTPAAAAAPSKDRREDRKSFDSDSGKGCSKAEQERRKGIPWTEEEHRLFLLGLDKFGKGDWRSISRNFVISRTPTQVASHAQKYFIRLNSMNRDRRRSSIHDITSINNAAQAVPPITGQAPAALGGPPGGMMKHPGMVGMYGGAPMGHPVAGHMVPAAVGTPVMFPPGPGHPPYAMPVGYPAPHQ, from the exons ATGGCCACTCAGAGAGCAGCCACGGCGGCGTGGACCAACGAGGAGGACAAGGCGTTCGAGAACGCGGTGGCATCCGGTGCACCGCCGCCGCTGGACGGCGTGCCGGAGGAGGACTGGTTCGCGGCGCTCGCGGCGAGCGTGCCGGCGCGGTCGACGGAGGAGGTGCGGCGCCACTACGAGGCCCTGGTGGAGGACGTCGGCGCGATCGACGCCGGCCGCGTCCCCCTCCCGCGCTACGCCGGGGAGGACTCCACCCCTGCCGCCGCAGCGGCGCCTAGCAAGGACCGGCGCGAGGATCGGAAGAGCTTCGACTCCGACTCCGGCAAGGGCTGCTCCAAGGCCGAGCAGGAGCGGCGCAAGGGCATCCCGTGGACGGAGGAGGAGCACag GCTGTTCTTGCTGGGGCTGGACAAGTTCGGCAAGGGCGACTGGCGGAGCATCTCGCGCAACTTCGTCATCTCCCGGACGCCCACGCAGGTGGCCAGCCACGCGCAGAAGTACTTCATCCGCCTCAACTCCATGAACCGGGACCGCCGCCGCTCCAGCATCCACGACATCACCAGCATCAACAACGCCGCCCAGGCCGTGCCGCCCATCACCGGCCAGGCCCCCGCCGCGCTAGGGGGGCCGCCCGGGGGCATGATGAAGCATCCCGGGATGGTCGGCATGTACGGAGGGGCGCCCATGGGCCACCCGGTCGCGGGCCACATGGTCCCCGCCGCCGTCGGCACGCCGGTCATGTTCCCGCCGGGGCCGGGCCACCCGCCCTACGCCATGCCCGTCGGCTACCCGGCGCCGCATCAGTGA